TGTAGATGAATGATGTCGGGGAAGTTGGCGAGCAGGCCTTGGTAGAGCGACAGCTTGTCCAGCATGAGGAAGAGGTCGTACTTGGGTTGCTCCGCGAACATCTCTCCAATGTTCTCGTAGGTGCGGCCCGTATGGGAGATGGCTTTGTTGAGGGCCTCTGAACTTTGGGGAGGATCAAGCATGAACGCCTGGCTCACGGACTGGAAAGAATTTCCCAGCCGCTGGAACTCCTTCCTGAACCCGCCCAGGTGCTTGCGCACCAGCTCCGAGGCGACGTGCGTGAGCTGCATCACGCTGTCGTCCATCTTCTTGGCGAAGAACTTGAAGGTGTCGATGCGCTCCTCCACATCCTGAAGGTCCTGGTGCTCGGTGGGGATCTGCAGGGTCAACATGAAATGGGCTCCCACCATCTCGTCCTTCTCCGCCCGCCTCTTGCCGAGCTTCCACTGCTTGTCGTCGCCGCACATCAGAAAGTGCTCAAAGCCCTCATACTGGGAGAGGACCGGGTGGCTGGTCATGTGGTTCATCCACAGTACCAGTCGCCTCTTGCGCTTTTCGATGAAGTCTTCCTCAAATCGCCCCGTGGCCTGCTTCTCGGGCAGGTGAGGCACGGAGATCACAGTGAACTTGTGCAGCAGGCGGTTGTAGAGCCAGTCGAAATGTTTGTAGCGCCTGTAGACAGGATTCCCCGTGTGGCTCGGCGTGACCCGGTACGAGATGTACGTCTTGATGCCTTTGAACTTGGTCTGTTTCGTGGGGTCCTCGATGGAGCAGGAGAACGGCTGCGGGCTCTCCTTCCACAGGGGCCCCAGGGGGCCCATCTCGATGGTGTACGACTCCGCGATCTTTGCCATCATGGGCACGTCGCCCAGCACGAAGGCCTCCACCCCTGAGCGGACAAAGCTGGAGAACCTGTTCAAGTTCCTGCCCACCATGCTGCCCTTCCTCGAGCTGGAGATgctgtcctgtctctccatGTAGGGCTTGGCCCGGTAGTGCACATTTGGGTTGTTGGACAGGGGGCTCTGATGGGCATGCCCGTTGGCCCCGGGGCGGTCCCCGTCGTCCACCACTGTCGACCTGTCGTCCCAGTCATCccagtcgtcgtcgtcgtcatcgtcgtcgtggTTGTAACTCTGCTGCAAGTGCAGCGAGGTGTTCGGCGTCGAGGGGAAATAGGAGGAGTCGTTTCCCAGGGATCCCGCCGGGCTGatggagcagtcggtcacgttcGAGTTTGAGCGTGTGCGAAGAATCTCCACGTAGGACGCGGGGAAGAGGCCCCTCTCCCCGCGGCTGTTCTCCCCCTGAAACCAGCCGTCCACCGAGTTCTGGTCGAAGATGaccagctcctccttctcctggaTGCTGAtctcctctttgttttcactCAGAAAAGTGTAGATTGCTTTGGCTTTCACAGACATGTTGATACTCCAGTGGGTCCTAAAGCACACCAGAAATCGACATGCACATAGCGTCTAGTTTCTGTTGATGCTACTGTCTCGCGTGCCGTGTTGGAAACATCAGACACTAGCTCACTGTAATATTTAAACTCATCTCAAATGACATGGCAAGCGTTGCATCAGGTGTGCAACAGCACAGTGTAAAGTATGTAAAGACCACAACAATTACATAAAGTCCTTCTATTCACAACCCCCCAAAACGTAAATAGACCCTCTTACTTGCATCCTCAGCCCATTGAGGCCATCAGTCTATTGTCCTGCTGCCCAACAATAAGGTCAAGCTACCAATGCTCCATGACACATTAACCTCACAACAGAAATactctcttcctcctttcacatcacaaacacaacaggttgaagcacaaaaaaaaactggtttCACCAAAAGGGCTCCtccaaaaaccaaacaaaagccgGCCCCGTCGTTGTTTTTAATCCTCAGAAACAGCACTGCAGCCTCGCGGGGCGTCGGACGCTCCTCGCCGAGAAGCGGTCCCCGGTGTGGAGGTCTTTAGGTCCGGCGtggaggggagcgggggggaggaggtgcgGGATCTCTGTGCATTGTGAGCCTGCTCCGCGCTCCCTCGGAATGAAACTTCAGCAGCGTTTTCCTTGTAAACAGGTTCTTGCGCATCTTCAGTGGATACTTTGAattcacctcccccccccaaccccactcccaaaaaacaatgcaaaactGAACAACGTCCTTCTACATCGGTACCAGCGCAGATCGCCGGTCAGCGCTGTTTCTTTGGGTTTAAAGTAGCTCTTTCCACGACGCCGGACTCGGACAATTGGAGGCAAGTTCtccgtctttctctttttttccttctcatcagctTCTTTACGTTCTTTGTGGAGGAGAAAGTGGCTCCACGTCGCCCCCACCCGGAGGGACCACTCACAGCCGGAACACACGGCTTACAACATCAGGCTTCACACGATGAAGATGGTCACATTTTGCTGCGAGTATCATACTTACACActgcatgtattttattcaaatatctaAATACGTTATATTTCTAATCCACAACATTTCAGTATGACCTTTTACTCCACTACATGTACGTGACAGAGTCTGTAACTGAagatttaaataatgaattggAATGTAAAGTTATTAGTACCCAACAAATAAAGTATATCTTTGGTACCTTTCATTAGGTAAGATTCTAAATACAGGATTTTTACTTTAGCAAACCCTGAAGTGTTGTAACTTTTATTTAAGTAGAGAGTATCTCTTCGACAACTTAATAAGTCAATGAAGTGCAAAAGTTTGCTGTGTAAAACTCCGGGTTACTTTTCAGCATTTAGTCGGCCAACCAAATCTGTCCGTTGGTGGGAAAGATGACAGCGTGACGTCTTAGCAGCAGCCTCCCTCACTGTCCAAGGTATCTATTTAGCTTAATGACCTTATTACTGCTGATGTCTGACTGAACTCGCTGTCAGATCCGTTTTTTTAAGGTCCGATAGTGTAGCGAGTAGACATTTATAGCAGCAATGTAACGCTCCACAACGAGTGTTGCTAACGACTGGGCCCGGCTAACAGTACGCTAGCACGGTTAGCACACTGCTAGCAAGATGAATAGCTTAGCTAACTGGTTAGCTTTAGCAGTCGCCGAGCTTTTTAATAACTCCGCGTGGATGTAATATAACGTTAGGTAACGTTACATGTGCGAATATTATGGTTGTGTTATGCGGATAAAACGCTCCCCAACCCGATACGTCACATTGTGTTGTAGCGCCAGCTGACGTTTTGCCAATACGTAACGTTAATGGAACTGGTGTCACGTTATCGTTTAAAGTTAATTTCCTCTCTATTTCTAATGGAGCAAGAACTCAGCCACTTGTCGAGGCTGCAGATGCAATATTACACGTCGAAATGATACTTATTCTTGTGACTAGTTACTGTCACAATGTaataatgatggtatcatactAAAGCCTAACGTATTTTCATAATGAATTGCTCATTCATCTGTGAATCTTTTGATTGTTTGAGCCTCTTAAAGGATCTGCAGATTATATATGCAGACATCAACGTGGACGTGATCAATCTGATATTACTATTAGATGCAGTCGTAATGTGTACACATGGGTCATTATTGTCATCCATAATATGGCAAAATTATGTTTAGAATAGCAGTGCATAATAATGTTATGTTTGTAGTCAAATGTCGAATTAAAAGGCAGCTAAGAAAACAGCTGCCACAATACTGAATATGGTTGCAGTAAATGACGGATTCAATCCGACTTTATTGCATTTAATTCATCAACCAGCTTTCCCCTTCAACAGAGTCCCCATGGATGACCTGACCAAAGCCCTCTCGGCCAGCTTCGCTGTGTCCAAGGAGCCCAACAGCaccgccgccccccacccccggctGGCCCAGTACAAGAGCAAGTACAGCGTGCTGGAGCAGAGCGAGCGCCGGCGACGCTTCCTTGACCTGCAGAAAAGGTGGATCTCATCACAGTTCAGTGTTATTTGACCCTGGAGTTTTTAAATCGTTATCTCAGTGTGGAGCAAATCTTTTCTTGAGTACATTTTCTGAAAACTAGAGCCACTGATTACAGCTTGACAGAGCTTAGGATTTCGTGGCGTGTAGCTGCCCTTACGTGTGTTGTGGCTGCAATTGGAATGCGTGTTTattttagggctgcaactaacgattattttgataatcgattaatcggtcgattatttcttcgattaatcgatgaatccgatttttttttaaacggcattaaaaagctttaatttccaacccgagtaaataaaaacgtgtcttagtcttgctaactgctttactgctgttactagcgagctaacgctagcttgatcagctggatgacgagtaaacaggaggcttgttacgtccctcacgtcaaaacgggacaacgtggaccgggaccccccacgctcgcacaccttagacgactagtcgaacagacgtctctccctgcgtcatgtgactcacaacaactgccggctgctctttcctctacgtcggctcggcgcctttatttttattttagctccgcgcgcatctccgcaactcattgagtgacgtaataatcgcgccacgacgaatcgataatgaaattcgttgccaacgcttttaataatcgattttatcgattcgttgttgcggCCCTAGTTTATTTCAATGTGGTGTTAACACGTGGGGGATTTACcaaatgttttcatcatcaGTAAAAGGTTAAACTACGTTAACCATGCGCGGCGTCTGGCTGATGGGGACTGGACGGGGGCAGAcagcgatggagaggaggacatggagaagaaggaggacggGGAGCAGGACGACCACACGGAGGAAGAGGGGATGGAGATTGAGAGGAGGAAGCTGCCAAAGCATTATGCGAACCAGGTCAGTGTTTCATGTCACATTACTATAAAGCTATTATTCCTGTGTGAAGGACAACACATCCGAGCCAGCAGAGGGCGCACAAGCTTCTACAGTGTGAGCCTATCGAGCAGATGTGGCTGGATTCTGTGTTGATGCAGTTGAAATGTTGCTTTGATGTCAAGGtttgtcttcctcctcagaTCATGCTGTCAGAGTGGCTGGTGGATGTGCCGTCAGATCTGGACACTGATTGGATGATGGTGGTCTGTCCCGTGGGGAAGAGATCTCTTATTGTTTCCTCCAAGGTAAAAACATGTCCCTGCCTTTCTGTAGCTTCCCACAATGTCTTGCTGCTGTACCTggatttatatttctttttttcaattcaccgaggggatttttttaaaaattttatTTATACTGAAGGTTCACCACATTTAGAAACACCAATATGAAAAAGCGCTTCTGCAAGCGCCTTTTTATTTCCTATGAGAAGTGGTTTCCATCTCTACCTCCAGCCCTGAAAAGTCTTTCCACTTCCACAATTAGACGGTCTCAACCAAAACAGGGTAACAACTCACAACTTATGTCATGTAAAATTAAAATTGTGCTTCTGCTTTTAAGATGACAAGGAGACTACGCTTGCATTTTTTATGTTACATTATGCactgaatttatttattatttaccgTAGATTCCTGACTAAGCCACAACTTTTTTCCCACGCTTTGAACCCTGCGACTTATACAACGGTGCGGCTAATGTATCATTTTCTGGACGCGTGACGTGACTGCCTTCAGACGGGGGGGAATTTCTGAATGACCGTTCGAACGCTCTGTTACAACGATGTTGTTTCGTATCACTGTGCTTTTGTTGGTGGGTGTACAGAAATAGTGGGTAAATGGCGTATACCTGCGTATcacgtagactacaccactggcTGCACGTAAACTTGCCATTAATGAATCAATGGTGAGACGTTGGAGACGGCAATGTGAAGAACTCCGGCACGAACGACCATTTTTCTGCCGCGTGGACACCTGCGgcttatatatgtacacatcttttgtgtgtgcgtgtgcgtgcgtgcgtgcgtgcgcgcgtgcgttgCTTTCCATACTGATCAAAGTGAATGAGGTTATTCAGCTCATTTAAGAAGTTCCACCTTTCCCCAGTTCAgtgacattaaaacacacacacacacaactttccTAATAGCAAACATCATGGTTTTCAGAACCTCATTCCATTATGAGcttgcattttatttaaattataacGGCGGTTGGTTCCCCCCTTTGAAGATGAGCTACATTCTGTGCGCATTCGCACTCAAAATTTAATAATAAGGACGAACCGTTGGGAGTAATTTTCCCAAGCTGGTAACAAAGTTAGCAGTAAGTCTGAAGTGAGATCATTAAAGATTTACACGCAAAGGACCACTTCCTTTGTACCTTTTGTTCTTGTCCGTATATaagtattgttgttattattacctCCATGATTTAAACTAGCGGAATTCTGAGTTGATTAGAGGCGGTTTTATGAAAAGATACATCGTGCAGACGGATTGACAGCCACTTCTATACGTTTTATTCTTACACTTAAAAACGTAGTTCACAGGGCTTCAAGAATATGATGAAAAGGGGTTTGGTCTTGACACCTTTTAGAAGTGTTGAGAACATCTAAAACAAGAAGTACCAAAAGCACACGGTGTCCTGCACATCTTGTCATGACGACACCGTCTCACCATCCAACACGCCATTAGACTGCAACACGAGAACAAAAAACTGGATCATGAGCAAAAAGAGTAGTGACATTTTGGTAGTCTGCTGCAAAGTCCTCTGACGAAAAGAGGtacaatattttattaatgttacattaaaaaaatgtttttgtgccaTTTTTCTAAAGCTTGATTCAATAAGGAGGTGGATTATGGGAAATTCAATGCACACTATAAGTGAACCGCTTAATAACTTTCTGAGAttggacatttcttttttcccaGTTCACCTTTGCGGCACAGCGTGTGTTTTTCCCGTGTTAGTGTTAAATGTTAAACTTCATTTATGTATCACCTCGTATTGTAGCCGTTCGGTGGTTGACTGGTGATGAAAAGGCTCAAACGATCAAAGGTTACCCGGCCTGAAACCTTTTTACGTTCAGTGTCTCCGTGGGACCTTCAGGCAAAAAGTGAATGCACAAAATATCCACATGCATGATGCTATATTCCTATTCAGAAGTAAAGTCCTCATCATactatttattgatttatttttgggtTTCTTTCCCAAAGGGCTCCACCGCTGCGTACACTAAAAGTGGCTACTGTGTGAACCGCTTCCCCTCCCTGCTGCCCGGTGGGAACCGACACAACTCGGCCGTGGGGAAAGGTAGGTGGGCCGGCTGTATGTGGAGCGCAGGAGTACCGAATAGCAGAGGAAGGAACCACACTTTAAATGTAGTTGACACataagaagagagggaggggctcACATCAAGAAGAAACTCTACTTCCAATACATCATTCAGAACCTAAAAGTAATTTTGACAACcaaataaattcatttttaatactaTGAGGCAGTATAAGTCTTAATCCCTTGTTTTGTGAATAAGAGCTGAGATAAGTGGTTATTGGTCTGTAAACGCCCCCCCTGTGTGTTCCCCGTACAGACTACACGATCCTGGACTGCATTTACAGCGAGGTGGACAGAACGTACTACATCCTGGACGTCATGTGCTGGAGAGGCCACCCGGTCTACGACTGCCCGGTAAGACCGCCGGCTCCAGCTAATTGCTCATGCAGCACAAGCTGGCCCCCAGATgtgcattttttcccccccttttctctttttgccacGTTGCCCATCTTATTGGCTCGGTACGCACACAgcagctttcctttttttcttagtTGACAGTGTTTGTTTCTCATCAACAGACTGAGTTCCGTTTCTTCTGGCTCCAGTCCAAAGTCCAGGAGACGGAGGGCCTATCGGAAATCGCCAAGCGAAACCCTGTGAGTGACGGGAACAGAGGCTCTTTTCCTGTCTGGATACTGGAACAGATCTTGGGTTTCTGCATGTTGTGTTTCCTGTGCTTTATGCCTTCCTGCACCTGAAGCTTGTCTCAAAGGACGATTAAAGCCAACCGTCCACTGCGGCCTTTGAAACTAATTGGCCACTAATGTGATTATTGCACATAGATCTGGATGATTATGTCGTGAACTTTGAGTTCCCCTTCTTAATCTGTGTGTTCGGAGTGGTGCAGCCAAGCAGGAGCTAAATCAGGCTTAGTCTTTAAAGAGTAAACACTTGGAATGCAGCTTCTCTCATTTGACAAGGAGACAAACTGTGTTTGGAACTAACAGCGTGGCGCTCTGGCTTTGTTTGGTCCAACAGTTCCGGTTTGTGAGCCTGCAGAGCACAGACTGCACGGCAGAGCTGATTCAGAAAGCACTGGCTGCCGAGTACAGCTTCAGCGTAAGACACTTCCCCTTCCCTTctttttgtgactttttttctgcCGCTCATCGCAAGTTTTGTAGAGAGTCCGACGGTTCAACTCTTCAGGAAATTGACAGACGCTTTGTTCGCTTCTCATTGTGCTTCCATCGGCCTAATTCTGAATTTCCGGGGGCCACAGGTGGACGGCCTGCTCTTCTACCACCGGCAGACCCACTATACCCCCGGCAGCACCCCCCTGGTGGGCTGGCTACGCCCCTACATGGTCACCGACATCCTGGGCATTGAGGTGCCGGCGGGACCCCTCACCGCCAGGCCCGAGTACGCCAgccaccagctgcagcagatccTGGAGCACAAGAAGCCGTCGAGCGAAGTGCGCCCGGCCAACAGCAGCGGCGGCTACGAGCTGGAGTACCTGTCCACGCCGAGCCAGGACAGCGGGGACACGGTGAACTTCTCCAACCAAAAGCCGAGAGGCGAAGCCACCATGGAGGTCTGAGTGGGAGGCTGAACGAGGTGCAAGTTGCTCACTCTGGGTGCGAGTGCCGGCGGCCCACATACGCCTCTTTAGAATGTCTGCTGAATGGGGTCTTTGCCGATCCGACCGAAGCGCGCCTAATTCTAATCCGGCACTGATCGGGACGCCCTCGGAGTGCCAACTAGCAGAGCTCTGCCTTGCATGTGTTTTTAAACTCTGCCATTTACATTTTGTACCTGTGGCAGAACTCTTGTCTAGCCGCACAGTATTTAGCCCCGAAAGTACGATATGGAGCTTCCAAACCATCGCACACCTACAAAAATGAAGACGAGCGGTGTGATAGAAGTGCAGCAGTCAATATTGCGGACAAGTTTTATTTCTCCTCTGCACTTAAAACAAATAATCGGAAACATCCTTACTGTTTGTTCTCAGTTGTTTGCAGACTGCAACCTTCTTTGTTACGTAACCACCACAAATAATACCGCAATCGCATTGTGGAGCGGCTCACTCGTTTGGACAGCCAATGAGGGCTCTGTGTTttataaaggggggggggggggcgctcactGGGCCCCTTCCCCCAGCTTCGATCGATGCAGAATGGCAGCAGTCACTTGGGACTTTTACAATTTAATGTTAAATTTGATTATTGcttcaaacatgtttttaaagtgtaagtttctaaataaatacttttttattggCCTTCAGCGTGCCGTGTCTtcccatgtttgtttgttttttaaaaactttttaggGGCTTTTTCTGATTTGATTCAATACTCGGAAATGCATTTAATTATCTTTTCCAAACTGTTAAAATTGCGAAATATTTCTTAAATTAGATTCTGATGGTTTTTTTGAAGgcaataaaaatattaaaccgattccaaataaatacatcaaaatgaatatttaaatttcATCACAAAACTGGGGTTCTGCAATAAAGAAAAGCTACATACACACTTTTGATTAGGACAAgctacatttttatatttactttattgGAAGTTCCTTTCAACCGTGATTCTGCAGGAACACCTGAGAGCGGACTGCGCGTGCACGCTGACTGGAAACTGCTGATGTTCACAGTAATGCTCAGACGTGACTCATTCTGCTGACAGCGGCGCACATCAGCAGGATTCTCGAGCATCTCTCCGTCTCCGTACCGACGCTGTGTGTTGTGAACTGGAGCTTTCGGTGACGTGTGCCAGCATCTCGTCGGAGACAAGAACTGAAAGCCGAGCATCGCTGCCTCAGGCTGTCACATCTGTGCTGCATGAAGTTTTATAATATCTGCTAGAGAGCCAACCTGATTTGCTTTTTGTtgctctgtttttaatgagAATAGTTGTGAAGTAAAATGTGGTTTTAACTAAAAGTGCACAGTCAGTTGGGCAGTGTGcatttaaaaccacaaacaatTTTAAAGGAACTACCCACATCCTTCAATATTTATCTCGTACCATCATGACATTATAAACTGACATTAGCATTATGCCTCATCTGTACTTGTGTTTAACGCCACGCATGTGATACCAATGctgacatttttgtatttttgtgtcccTGTTACACACACTTGACAAAAGATTTAGGTTGGCTGGAACGACCATCATTTTGTGTATTTGACAATATATTTTCCACCAAACAGTCCAGAAATCCGGCAGTACAAACTGATTTGGCTTCAGCGGGCTTGCGTGCGCTGCAGCAGAACCACaagttgtttcttttgtgtttttgccacTGCTCACTTCATCTACgctaggaaaaaaaaaatcgggTTTGCTCCTTTTCTTGCTCTTTCGATGGTATCGCTGTTGCTCTCACCACCTACACGGAACATAAACAGGTGAAAATACCACATTCACCACCCGTCTGTGGGGGATTGTTGTAACTTATTCTGGGAAACGTAAGATCTCTATGAAGCAGAGGGAGGTGCACAATTCTGCTGAAGGAAACTTTTGTTAAACCACAATTACAAAGACTGATTACGCGATAACTCCTGAAAAGCGTTAAACATACCTGATCCGAACAGTAAAATGTTTAGATTTAATAGCTTGCAGGTTGTTGATATTTTATGCATGACTGTTATGTCAACGTGAATGTGGTTTGGGATAAATCACATACCTAAAATATGAAAGTATCATTAGGATGATGCTTCAGAAAACACGATATCAGCGGTTGCATGATGATGGTTACATCATCGATTGTTTCATCTGTGATGGAAATGTGCGCAAAGTCAAATTCCTGCAAAAGCCACCAAAGCATCTGACTCCTCTGGACTTTTAGTAATGAGAGAACAAGATGTTTTACGAATGCATTTCATCGAGTACAGTcggatgttgttttttcctttcacaTTCAGTCACCGCTGTCAAAAAGAGCCAAGATGGGCACGTGGTTACTGCAGGAATCCAGCTATTAGTCAGCAGCACCGATCACTTTCCAGGAACTGAGCACCTGTCTGTCAACAGTTGCACCCTTCAGAGCGCACTCGGTCTCCCACGCATTCACGCGTCCACACACTCGCGATAGTGTTGCTTTAAGCTTTAGGGGTGCTTGTAACAGGATTGTTGTGACCACCCCCCCCGGCAGGCACGCtatcagtttccagtctttgtgctaagctaagctaactggctcgCTAAATATTTAAAGCGAAGAAATTGaagttgtattcattttttcatcCAACCCAAGGAAAGGTGGCAAAGAGGCATGCTCCCAATCTTGACCTGTGACCTTTAACAGGCCACTTATATTTCTTGATACGAGGTTTAATGCTGGTGAGCAACGTGTGTCGACTTCGTGAGGCGTTGAAGCTCGCAGACACAATACTGAGCACAtgaccttcttctcctccacacgACTTTTGGCCATTGGCCATTTGTGATTCTTACAATTTAATATGATTGCCATGCAGAcataagaatatatatatttgttatttcAGGCTTATTATATGAGGCCTGAAGTAATGTATGTTTAACCAGAGGCATCATCTCTCCAGCTTATGTTTGACCAGTACTGTGAGTTCAATCGAACACATCTGATGCATTTAAAGACTTTTTTGTGTGCGGGTGGCCGGTGCTTCACTAGCCAATCACATTTCTCCAAATGACATGAGGTCAGCTACTTTGACCGGATGTCCATTGTTGTCCACTCCCTTTTCCCCTCCACCTTTCAAGTCAAACTTTCTCACGCCTTATTATTCACAGTTTGCCTATTGTGggatctatttatttttgttgaaagaaaatataaacagtGTGAGTGTACCTGTAACTTCTGAACTCTTCTCACCAAAACACTGAAAGTCAGAAAGCTTTTCCTTGTTCAACTATAACAAAATGATGCGAGGGTTAACACAGCATTGAGGAATCTTACCAACTTCTCACACACTTTTTCCCTATTTTGCATCAGATTACTTTTACGGcaccattaaaaacacatcGAGGTCTGAATTAAAGGCTCAATAGTcctgcagggaaaggaaatCTCCTGACTGCACATGAAGTTCTCTGCTGAAGTATATTTGCAGCATACAACATTTCAATGGAGACCCGCAGTGTGCTGGTTTGCAGCTCGTATTACAGCGATTTTATCATACGGTTGTGTATTTTCAGTTTCCTGTGATGTCATGCGATTCCTGTAAAGCACACTGGATTATGATGTAGCCTGGGGGATGCATGACTCAAGTTTCACTAATTAAATTGTTATTCTTGCAACAAACTATTGCGGAAAGGCCCTGCTCCTATTAGTTATTTCCTCTCGTTATGTCATGCATTAGTAATGTGTAGTGATAGGTTGGAGATTGCTTTTGTGATGTGCACTGGAAACTAATTCTCATAGTCTGCACAAAAACAGTATATTATAAGTATGTCGCTGAAAGATCAACATGTTTCAAGACAAAGCATGCCTTTGTTTCATGTGTGTCCACTCTTTAAAGCATGCTTAACACGCTCCCTCTTTGAAGAGGGACGGGATGAATCTGTGAGTATACACATCTTGTCAGTTTCCAAATATTTAGCGGACTTATTTCACTTATTATATTTACAAGAAAAAAACTTGACCACTGTAGCATACTGTTGCCCTGAGGCAACAAACCAAAATTAAGTTGTGGGGGTCGtgggaaatacattttatgGTTGATATTGTATCAGGGAGCCCAAAGCATCCCAAATATGAGatgaaataccccccccccctataaaAGGTCATGCCATAGAGGGTTAATtaatttatttacttattaagATCAGATACTTCCTGCAACATCTCACTGGTGGACCAGCAAGTTGCTCGGAGGTTTGTCACATCGGCCTCATGTGATacataaataacattttaaccAGTGAGCTTTAGAAGTGGCTGAAAGTGGATTGTTTTTCCGAGCCAAGCAAACAAAATTTCCGGTTACGTTTCTtttcttcatgctaagctaacatgcTACTAGCTAATATTAGTTAGCCTGTTAGCTCGCTGACGCAGCGTTAACTTAAAAGGGCGAACATCAGACTTTTATTCCGTCTTCTCATGTAACTCTTGACAAGAAAGCTTGTTGCATGAAGAAAATAATAAGTGCACATTAATCTCTATATTATAAGTTAACAACGTTAAGAGTCAAACACGACGTGAAGTAGTGCTAACTAACTTAACGTTATGTTACGGGGTGGCGCTGACAATCCGGCCGACGGGGGTGGCGTGGACTTTATGATGGCCGACAAGGGggagtatgaaaaaaaaaaaaagcacaacggGCTTCTCGCCTGTCAGAAGCGTCCGTGCGTGCGTGGGGacttttctgtaattctcacaatagcaaagtcatccggcgggccggatttggcccgcgggccgcgagtttgacgCATGTGCGTTAGGTATTTTCTGTAAGT
The DNA window shown above is from Gasterosteus aculeatus chromosome X, fGasAcu3.hap1.1, whole genome shotgun sequence and carries:
- the snx33 gene encoding sorting nexin-33, which produces MSVKAKAIYTFLSENKEEISIQEKEELVIFDQNSVDGWFQGENSRGERGLFPASYVEILRTRSNSNVTDCSISPAGSLGNDSSYFPSTPNTSLHLQQSYNHDDDDDDDDWDDWDDRSTVVDDGDRPGANGHAHQSPLSNNPNVHYRAKPYMERQDSISSSRKGSMVGRNLNRFSSFVRSGVEAFVLGDVPMMAKIAESYTIEMGPLGPLWKESPQPFSCSIEDPTKQTKFKGIKTYISYRVTPSHTGNPVYRRYKHFDWLYNRLLHKFTVISVPHLPEKQATGRFEEDFIEKRKRRLVLWMNHMTSHPVLSQYEGFEHFLMCGDDKQWKLGKRRAEKDEMVGAHFMLTLQIPTEHQDLQDVEERIDTFKFFAKKMDDSVMQLTHVASELVRKHLGGFRKEFQRLGNSFQSVSQAFMLDPPQSSEALNKAISHTGRTYENIGEMFAEQPKYDLFLMLDKLSLYQGLLANFPDIIHLQKGAFAKVKESQRMSDEGKMDQDEADGIRKRCRTVGFALQAEMSHFHRQREVDFKDMMQAYLTEQIAFYQRVVQQLERTLRMYDCL
- the snupn gene encoding snurportin-1, giving the protein MDDLTKALSASFAVSKEPNSTAAPHPRLAQYKSKYSVLEQSERRRRFLDLQKSKRLNYVNHARRLADGDWTGADSDGEEDMEKKEDGEQDDHTEEEGMEIERRKLPKHYANQIMLSEWLVDVPSDLDTDWMMVVCPVGKRSLIVSSKGSTAAYTKSGYCVNRFPSLLPGGNRHNSAVGKDYTILDCIYSEVDRTYYILDVMCWRGHPVYDCPTEFRFFWLQSKVQETEGLSEIAKRNPFRFVSLQSTDCTAELIQKALAAEYSFSVDGLLFYHRQTHYTPGSTPLVGWLRPYMVTDILGIEVPAGPLTARPEYASHQLQQILEHKKPSSEVRPANSSGGYELEYLSTPSQDSGDTVNFSNQKPRGEATMEV